A region of the Streptomyces durocortorensis genome:
ACCTGCAGGGGCGGAGCCCGGTTCCGGATGCGCTCGCACCGGAGCCGGCTTCCGGATGGGTTCGCGCACACCTCTTGTTGATTGGTATGGACCAATGCCATCCTGCTGGCGCAGACACCACCCCCTAACTCCCCTCATGCGGGCTGGTGTTACTGAGACACCTCAAGAACCTCCCGACGGCCCCTACACGTACGAGAGTGAGCCCCGATGCCCTCTGCCCGGCGCCTTTTCGCCGCAGCCTCCGTTGTCGCCTCCGCCGCGACCTTCGTGTCCCTGACACCCTCGCCCGCGAGCGCGCACGGCTCCGTGTTCGGCCCGGTCAGCCGGGTGAGCGCCTGCTTCGCCGAAGGTCCGGAGGCGCCGAAGTCCCAGGTCTGCAAGGATCTTGTCGCCGACTCGGGGACGCAACCGCTGTACGACTGGAACGAGGTGAACATCGCCGACGCCGACGGCCGACACCAGGAGGTCATTCCCGACGGCAAGCTCTGTTCCGCCAACCGCGAGAAGTACCGCGCCCTGGACTGGGCCCGCACCGACTGGCCCGCCACGACGGTGGCCGCGGGTTCCTACGACTTCGACGTGAGGGTCACCGCGCCCCACCTGGGCACCATGACGATGTACATCACCAAGCAGGGCTTCGACCCGGCCAAGCCGTTG
Encoded here:
- a CDS encoding lytic polysaccharide monooxygenase auxiliary activity family 9 protein, producing the protein MPSARRLFAAASVVASAATFVSLTPSPASAHGSVFGPVSRVSACFAEGPEAPKSQVCKDLVADSGTQPLYDWNEVNIADADGRHQEVIPDGKLCSANREKYRALDWARTDWPATTVAAGSYDFDVRVTAPHLGTMTMYITKQGFDPAKPLKWSDLDPTPVGTHPTPRTSDNGYYHFTGSLPARTGRHIIYKVWQRHDSPEAFYGCSDVVFGTAGASAAKVPAENRIEAGAAHSTVSHKGHGGDEHAPVLVSAASRPADSPLSGGVAWAAGASLFAVGVLLFGRGRRRTS